In the genome of Anaerolineaceae bacterium oral taxon 439, the window CACGGATCAGCCAGGCTGAAACCGCGCCATCCGTCTCCGCCCGGATCTCAACCTGAAACGAATACCCGCGCCACCCGCGGCGGCGTTCAAGAATCGCCCGCGCCTCGGCGAAAGCCGCCGCGAGCGTCGACGAGCGCAGCCGATCGCCGAGGCTCCCGCGCTCGTCCGGGAGCCGAACGACATGCGCGTGAAACTGAGCGACGTCCTGCCGGGTCCCGCCGTTGATAACGAGCCAGAGCCGATCAGACCCGCTCACGCGAAATAAATCCGGAAGCGCCTTTTCCAGATCTGCGGCAAACCGTTCCATTCCCACCGCGTCGAGCGACAGAAAGCCGCCGACGTCCGCCTTCAGGAGCGCCAGCGCGTGGAACGGATAACAGGGGCGCGGATGCGCCAGGACGAGAAGCGTTTCCGTCTCGGCAAGACGCCGCCCTGGAACCAGCCAGGAGGCGCGCGCAATCACCGCGCCAAGAATCCGCCCGCCAGACGGGAACCGCACGATCGAATGAAAAAACCGTAAAACGACGTCCTGAACCGCCAAGCGGCTGAATCCCCCTGTCCGCATCCCCGCCGGGTCCCCTGTTCCAGGGAAAAAGAAGCGCGGGAACGCAGTTTCGAGTATACTTTCGCTTATATTTATACTTCACTCTTCAAAATTCAGGAACGGCGGAAAAGGAGAAAACATCCATGCAATTAACGGTCATCATTCCGGTATATAACGAAGAAGAAACGCTCGAAGAAATTATCCGGCGCGTCAAGGAAACCGGACTGGCGAATGAGATCCTCTGCGTCGACGACGGATCGACCGACCGCTCGCGCGAAATCCTGAAAGGGTACGAAAACGATCCGATCGTTAACGTTATTTTTTCGGAGAAAAACGAAGGAAAAGGCGCCGCGGTTCGAAAAGGGATCCTCGCCGCCCGTTCCGAATACGCGATTATCCAGGACGCTGATCTCGAATATAACCCCGCCTGCTACACGTCGCTGATCAAGCCGATTGAAGACGGGATCGCCGACGTTGTCTACGGCTCGCGCTTCCTGGGAGCGGCCCGGCGGCCGATCCTGTTCTGGAACATGGTCGCGAATAAAATCCTGACGCTGGTAACCAATATCCTCTACAA includes:
- a CDS encoding glycosyl transferase, with the protein product MQLTVIIPVYNEEETLEEIIRRVKETGLANEILCVDDGSTDRSREILKGYENDPIVNVIFSEKNEGKGAAVRKGILAARSEYAIIQDADLEYNPACYTSLIKPIEDGIADVVYGSRFLGAARRPILFWNMVANKILTLVTNILYNNILSDMETGYKLFKVSSVREIPLHAHSFDFEPEFTAKILKRGFRIYEVPIEFTPRYYTEGKKIKPKDGLVALWTLIKYRFVD